The sequence GTTCTCAGGAACAGAGAGCCTGAGATCTATCCTCTCACCGGGCATGAAGACCATCCTGTCCAGGCCGAGGTACGCGCCGTTCTTCTTTGACATGAACCTCGCCTTCATCGGATCCTTCGGCGAGAGCGGATGCCTGTCTGTGGACATCCCGCCTTCGATCTCGTGAGCAGAATCGCACATACCATCGCGGTTTCTGTCCCTGCACCCCTCCTCGGGCTCATCGAAATCGCTGTAGTGGTTCCCGAGTATGCCGTTGTCCCACTGGTTGTTCCCATCGTCGATGGCGTTCACCTCGTTGTCGATGAGCGTGTTGTTGTAGATTGTGTTGGTCGTGTACGCGCTCAGATCCTTGTCCCTGACGTCGTAGCTCTCGATATCGCTGTTCGGCTTGTACTTTATCGAGACGCCACCGTACTTGCCCGGATTCTCAATGGGACGGATGGATTCCGTGTCATTGCGGTTTGCTATTTTTATCCCTATGCTGTTGTTGCTGGCGAGGTTCCTGGTTATGTTGTTCCCTCTGGAGGTCTCCAAAAAGACGCCTATCTGGTTGAATCTGATTATATTATCGGAGATGAGATTCCTGTTGCTTGATCTCTCCACAGAGATGGCTTCAAGGGTGGTATTCGATATGCTGTTTTCTCTTATAGTGTTCGACTCAGATGATACCAGTCTTATGCCGCGGATGTTGTTCTCCAGCCTGCTTCTGATGATGTTATTGCCCGTGGAGTTGTCGAGGAGTATTCCCGCCTCGCTGCTTGCCTCAGCCAGTATGTTCTCAAGCGTGCAGCCCTCCGCGAAAGAGAGCACTATCCCGTATCTGTTGCCTGAGACCTGGCAGTCAATCACGCGGTTGTTCTTTCCCGTTACGAGTATCCCCGCGTCCATCGAGGCCATCCCCGAGCCGGTCGCCCTGATCCCAGTGATCACAACATCGCTTCCAGAGATCGTGACAGCCGTTCCGGATCCGCCTGCGTTCACCTCAGGATACCCGGATGTGGTGTTGCCTCTTATGATCAGGCTCTTATCCACCGCTATTCTCTCCGAGTATATGCCACCCTGAATCTCTACTGTGTCTCCGGATGATGCTGAGTTTATAGCTGCCTGGATGCTGCTGCCGGGCGTTACCACAATGGTTTCCGCTTCTGCTGTTGTGATCAGAAGGAGCACAAGAAGACAAGGTGCGTATCGCATGTGCATAGGTTACGGGGAGGATTTACAGGTATAAAGAGTATCGGTGCACCGATGAGTGACAGGGCGTCCATTTCGCATCTGAAAAGCCAGGCCGCAGGATCGAATCAACTTGCCTGGCAGGCAACAGGTCCGCAGCATAAGG comes from Methanothrix sp. and encodes:
- a CDS encoding NosD domain-containing protein; the protein is MRYAPCLLVLLLITTAEAETIVVTPGSSIQAAINSASSGDTVEIQGGIYSERIAVDKSLIIRGNTTSGYPEVNAGGSGTAVTISGSDVVITGIRATGSGMASMDAGILVTGKNNRVIDCQVSGNRYGIVLSFAEGCTLENILAEASSEAGILLDNSTGNNIIRSRLENNIRGIRLVSSESNTIRENSISNTTLEAISVERSSNRNLISDNIIRFNQIGVFLETSRGNNITRNLASNNSIGIKIANRNDTESIRPIENPGKYGGVSIKYKPNSDIESYDVRDKDLSAYTTNTIYNNTLIDNEVNAIDDGNNQWDNGILGNHYSDFDEPEEGCRDRNRDGMCDSAHEIEGGMSTDRHPLSPKDPMKARFMSKKNGAYLGLDRMVFMPGERIDLRLSVPENITAWIGILPAGEPHGAPDRAKAISYTTANSTLREITLEAPRMVGSYEIRMYSTEELVSLPISVEIPEVHIAPAEVKACEPINVTYSGAPGYEGDWIGMFSVGAGDRSPLSRKYLDGSTNGSFVLYTPSTPGTYNVRMFADDGYRLLAISDSVTVKPNAGVRIVAEPETVSPGQAIYVHFWGAMPDSVIGMYGVTRPDKFWINMQPTGGPSCGTLTFRAPYGKGNYDFRLFENNVYRKHMGASNVVRVV